From a region of the Tursiops truncatus isolate mTurTru1 chromosome 13, mTurTru1.mat.Y, whole genome shotgun sequence genome:
- the GUCD1 gene encoding protein GUCD1 isoform X4: MRTEAEAAGPPLEPGDFVQLPVPIIQQLYHWDCGLACSRMVLRYLGQLDDSEFESALQELRLTRSIWTIDLAYLMRHFGVRHRFCTQTLGVDKGYKNQSFYRKHFDTEETRVNQLFAQAKACKVLVEKCGHRCFCRTPDYQGHFIVLRGYNRATGCIFYNNPAYADRMCSTSISNFEEARTSYGTDEDILFVYLDS, encoded by the exons GGGACTTTGTGCAGCTGCCCGTGCCCATTATCCAGCAGCTCTACCACTGGGACTGCGGCCTGGCCTGCTCCAGGATGGTGCTGCG CTACTTGGGCCAGCTGGACGACAGTGAATTCGAAAGTGCCCTGCAGGAGCTGCGACTGACCAGGAGCATCTGGACCATCGACCTGGCCTACCTGATGCGCCACTTTGGCGTGAGGCATCGCTTCTGCACCCAGACCCTGGGCGTGGACAAGGGCTACAAGAACCAG TCCTTCTACAGGAAGCACTTCGACACAGAGGAGACCCGGGTGAACCAGCTGTTCGCACAAGCGAAGGCCTGCAAGGTGCTGGTGGAGAAGTG TGGCCACCGCTGCTTTTGCCGCACCCCCGACTACCAGGGCCATTTCATCGTGCTGCGCGGCTACAACCGGGCCACTGGCTGCATCTTCTACAACAACCCGGCCTATGCTGACC GAATGTGCAGCACCAGCATCAGTAACTTCGAGGAGGCCAGAACCAGCTACGGCACGGACGAGGACATCCTCTTTGTCTACTTGGACAGCTGA
- the GUCD1 gene encoding protein GUCD1 isoform X3, whose translation MVLRYLGQLDDSEFESALQELRLTRSIWTIDLAYLMRHFGVRHRFCTQTLGVDKGYKNQSFYRKHFDTEETRVNQLFAQAKACKVLVEKCTVSVQDIQAHLAQGHVAIVLVNSGVLHCDLCSSPVKYCCFAPSGHRCFCRTPDYQGHFIVLRGYNRATGCIFYNNPAYADRMCSTSISNFEEARTSYGTDEDILFVYLDS comes from the exons ATGGTGCTGCG CTACTTGGGCCAGCTGGACGACAGTGAATTCGAAAGTGCCCTGCAGGAGCTGCGACTGACCAGGAGCATCTGGACCATCGACCTGGCCTACCTGATGCGCCACTTTGGCGTGAGGCATCGCTTCTGCACCCAGACCCTGGGCGTGGACAAGGGCTACAAGAACCAG TCCTTCTACAGGAAGCACTTCGACACAGAGGAGACCCGGGTGAACCAGCTGTTCGCACAAGCGAAGGCCTGCAAGGTGCTGGTGGAGAAGTG CACAGTGAGCGTGCAGGACATCCAGGCCCACCTGGCACAGGGCCACGTGGCCATCGTGCTGGTGAACTCAGGGGTGCTGCACTGCGACCTCTGCTCCAGCCCCGTCAAGTACTGCTGCTTTGCCCCCAGTGGCCACCGCTGCTTTTGCCGCACCCCCGACTACCAGGGCCATTTCATCGTGCTGCGCGGCTACAACCGGGCCACTGGCTGCATCTTCTACAACAACCCGGCCTATGCTGACC GAATGTGCAGCACCAGCATCAGTAACTTCGAGGAGGCCAGAACCAGCTACGGCACGGACGAGGACATCCTCTTTGTCTACTTGGACAGCTGA
- the GUCD1 gene encoding protein GUCD1 isoform X2, translating to MRTEAEAAGPPLEPGDFVQLPVPIIQQLYHWDCGLACSRMVLRYLGQLDDSEFESALQELRLTRSIWTIDLAYLMRHFGVRHRFCTQTLGVDKGYKNQSFYRKHFDTEETRVNQLFAQAKACKVLVEKCTVSVQDIQAHLAQGHVAIVLVNSGVLHCDLCSSPVKYCCFAPSGHRCFCRTPDYQGHFIVLRGYNRATGCIFYNNPAYADRMCSTSISNFEEARTSYGTDEDILFVYLDS from the exons GGGACTTTGTGCAGCTGCCCGTGCCCATTATCCAGCAGCTCTACCACTGGGACTGCGGCCTGGCCTGCTCCAGGATGGTGCTGCG CTACTTGGGCCAGCTGGACGACAGTGAATTCGAAAGTGCCCTGCAGGAGCTGCGACTGACCAGGAGCATCTGGACCATCGACCTGGCCTACCTGATGCGCCACTTTGGCGTGAGGCATCGCTTCTGCACCCAGACCCTGGGCGTGGACAAGGGCTACAAGAACCAG TCCTTCTACAGGAAGCACTTCGACACAGAGGAGACCCGGGTGAACCAGCTGTTCGCACAAGCGAAGGCCTGCAAGGTGCTGGTGGAGAAGTG CACAGTGAGCGTGCAGGACATCCAGGCCCACCTGGCACAGGGCCACGTGGCCATCGTGCTGGTGAACTCAGGGGTGCTGCACTGCGACCTCTGCTCCAGCCCCGTCAAGTACTGCTGCTTTGCCCCCAGTGGCCACCGCTGCTTTTGCCGCACCCCCGACTACCAGGGCCATTTCATCGTGCTGCGCGGCTACAACCGGGCCACTGGCTGCATCTTCTACAACAACCCGGCCTATGCTGACC GAATGTGCAGCACCAGCATCAGTAACTTCGAGGAGGCCAGAACCAGCTACGGCACGGACGAGGACATCCTCTTTGTCTACTTGGACAGCTGA